The Roseomonas haemaphysalidis genome segment ACCCGCGACCTGCTGTCGGCCAGCACGGAAGGCGCGACCCACGGCCTCGGCCAGCGGATCACCGCGCTGGTGCGCTACACCTTCTGACACCCGCCGCCGCCCCCCGGCCGGAAACGGCCGGGGGTTCGCTCAGCCGTCTTCCAGGTGCAGCAGCAGGGCAAGCGCCAGCATCAGCCCCGCGACGGAGGGCGCCCAGGCGGCGAGCTCCACCGGCAGGGTGCCGGCCTGGCCGAACTCCTCCGCCACCTTGTCCAGCAGAAACAGCGCGAAGCCGGCGCCGACGCCGAAGCCCAGCGTGCGCGCCACGTCGCCGCGCCGCGACTGGCGCATGGAAAAGCCCGCCGCCAGCAGCGACATGGCAACCGCGAGCAGCGGCGTGGACAGGAGCGAATGGAAATGCAGCCGGTGCTTGGTGGCCGAAAAGCCCGAGGCCTCCAGGATCTCGATGAATTCCGGCAGCGCCCAGAAGGATAGGGTGTCAGGGCTGGCGAAGCTGTCCTCGATGCGGTCGGGCGTCAGGGTGGTGGGCACCACCAGCGGCGCCGGCAGGCCCGGCTGGCGGTTGGCACCGAAGCTCACCGCATCGCGCAGCGCCCAGGTGCCGTCCACCAGCCGCGCTTCGGGCGATTCCACCCGCACCAGGGGGCGGTCGGCGGCCGACATGCGCCACAGCGAGACGTCGCGCAGCCGGAAGCCGCCCTGCCCCAGCTCCGGCCGGCCGGCCATGATGATGGTGCCGCCGGGGTCGAGGTCGGTGTCCGCCTGCCGCAGCCACAGCCGGCCGCCGGCCAGGGTGGCGGGGCCGGACGCGTTGCGCAGATAGGTGGCGTCCAGCCGCTCGGCGCGGGAGAACATGGCGGCCGACAGGGGCGACACCACGGTGATGGCCAGCGTGCCGAGGCACAGCGCCACCAGCGCCGGGCCCAGCAGGAAGCCCCAGGCGGAAACGCCGGCCGCGCGCGCCACCACCAGCTCGGACGAGCGGGCCAGGCGCCAAAAGGCGATGATGCCGCCGAGCAGGATGCCGAAGGGCAGGATCTGCAGCATCACGTAGGGCAGCCGCAGCCCGGCGATGGTGATGACCAGCGCGAAGCCGGCATCGGCGCGCGTCGCGGCGCGGCGCAGCAGCTCGATGAAATCGAACAGCGCCACCAGCCCGGTCAGCGCCAGGATCAGCAGGATGGCCATGGCCGCGAAGCGCCGCGCCACATAGGCCGAAAGGGTAAAAGCGATGGGCATGGGCGCGCGCTCAGCTCAGGCGGGGTTCAGGCAGGGCGGCGTCGTCGTCATCGTCATCATCGGCCAGATCATGCGCGCCCGTCGGCAGGCGGGGCTTGCGGCGCGGCAAGCCGGGCGAGCCCAGCAGCACCCACAGCCCGCCCACCGCCGGCAGTGCCACCTGCAGCCAGATCAATGGGATATAGGCATTGTTGCGGGCCGCGGCATTGCCGCCGGCCAGCCCCAGCGCCAGCAGCCCGACCACCAGGGCGACACCCGTGGCCGCCGGGCGCGAATCGCCATGGCGGCGGAAAGCGGTGCCCAGCGCCGTGGCCAGTGCCACCAGCGCGAAGGCCAGCGCCGTGAAGGGCGAGGCCAGCCGCTGGTGGCCCTCGGCGCGGAACTTGCGGATGTCGCGATCCGGCAGGTTCTCGGCCGGATCCGGGTTCAGCAGCTCGTCCACGAAGCGCTCGCGCGAGTCGCGGTTGCGGCCGCCATCCTGCTGGCTGCGGGACGAGGTGGCGAGGTCCAGGCTGTTTTCGGTGAAGGTCAGCACCGACAGGCGCGGCGCCGGGTTGGCGGCACCGGGCGGCGCCTGCTCCAGGGTTTGCCGCACGCCGTTCAGCAGTGTCACGCGCGGGCCGCGCGGCGTGCTGACCAGCCGCCCCTCCTCCGCCATGATGGTGACCGGCGCGCCGGGCTGGCGGCTGTCATGCACCATGATGCCGCGCAGGTTGCCGTCCGGGTCGCGCCGGCGGGCATAAACCGTCAGGTCATCGCCCAGGGCGCTGAACACGCCCTCCTGCACCAGGATGGCGGCCATCTCGTTGCGGATCTCGTACTGCCATTCGCGAAAGGCGGAATGGCTGACCGGCACCAGCCAGAGCTGCAGAAACAGGCACAGGCCGGTGCAAAGGGTGGCCAGCACCAGTGCCGGCCGCGACAGCCGCCAGTCCGACAGCCCCGCCGCGCGCATCACCACCAGCTCGCGGTCGCCCGCGAGCCGCACATAAGTGAACAAGGTGACCACGAAGGTGGTGATCGGCAGGATCACCGCCACGAAGGAGGGCAGCAGCAGCCCGGTCAGCTCCACGAACACCGCCGCCGACAGGCCGCGGTCCAGCACCAGCTCGATGAAGCGGAGGCTTTGGGTCAGCCATACCAGCGCGGCCAGGCCAACCGTGACGGCGACCAGCGTGACGGACAACTGGCGGAACAGATAACGGTCGAGGCGGTTCATGCGCGGCCTGAATAACCTTTCCGGGCGGCCAAGGGAAACCGTCCGGTGGGCGATGTGGACCGGGGGACGCGCCATGTGAAGGGAGCGACGTGTTACGGAGGTTGTCCGGCGGCGGGAGGGCGTGGCCGGGGGTCGCCGCCCCCTGGCCCCCCGCTGGGGTGGCAGTACCACCCCAGACCCCGCCGAAAGAAAGCGTCTAGAGCATTCAAGCCCGAACGCGGCACCGGAAAACTTCATGTGAAGCAGCGCGGGCTGGCACCCCAGTCGCCGGGGGTCATTGACCCCTGGCGCGCAGGTCCCGCAATGGCCGGGAATGCCGGGGTCCGGGGTGGCTCAGCCACCCCGGCGGGGGCCAGGGGGCAGCGCCCCCTGCCTTTCGGTCAGGCCGGCAACACCGCCACGCCCTTGCCGCCCAGGCTGATCCCCACCGGCTCGCCGACGCCGCGCATGCGGTTGGTGTGCGGGTCGATCACGAACATGTCGCCCGCCTCGGTGGCCAGGGTGTATTCCATCAGCCCGCCCAGATAGGCGGCCTTGCTGACCGTGCCGCGCAGCATGGCCGCCGGGTCGGCGGCGTCGTGCAGGGCGATGGCCTCGGGCCGGACGGCCAGCTGGATCGCGCCTTCCCGGGCACCGCGGTGCGGCAGGGTCAGGGTGGCGGGGCCGAGCGTCACCTTGGCCAGCTCGCCCTCCCGGTGGGAAAGCGTGGCGTCCAGCCGGTTGGCCTCGCCCACGAAGCCGGCGACAAAGGCGTTGGCAGGCTGCTCGTAGAGATCGCGCGGCGTGCCTTCCTGGGCGATCACCGCCTGGTTCATGACGATGATCTTGTCGGAGATCGCCAGTGCCTCGGCCTGGTCGTGGGTGACATAGGCCACCGTGACGCCGAGCCGCTGCTGCAGGTCACGAATCTCCTCGCGCATGCGGCGGCGCAGCCGGGCATCGAGGTTGGACAGCGGCTCGTCGAACAGCAGCACGGCGGGCTCCAGCACCAGGGCGCGGGCCACGGCCACGCGCTGCTGCTGGCCGCCGGACAGCTCCGACGGCAGCCGCTCGCCGAAGCCGGACAGGCCCACCGATTCCAGCGCCGCCAGCGCCGCCTCCCGCACCCGGGCCTTGGGCTGGCGGGACACGGCAAGGCCGTAGCCGACGTTTTCCAGCACGTTCATGTGCGGGAACAGGGCGTAGGACTGGAACACCATGGACACGTCGCGCTCGGCCGGCGGCAGGGCGGACACGTCCCGCCCGCCGATCAGCACGCGGCCGGAGGTGGGGTATTCCAGCCCCGCGATCATGCGCAGCGTGGTGGTCTTGCCGCAACCGGACGGGCCCAGCAGCGTGCACAGCGTGCCGGCCGGGATGGTGAAGGACACGTCCCGCACCGCCGTGGCGCTGCCACCATAGGACTTGGTGACGTTCTCGAAGCGGACTTCTGCGGCGCGGGTCATGCGATGGCTCCGGGAACAGGCGCGGCGGCGGCGGGCGTGGCGGCGGCGCGGCGGCCGATGCGGCGGCGGCCGACGGCCAGGTTCATCAGCCCCAGCACCGCCAGCATCAGCACGATCAGCACCAGCGAGGTGGAGATGGCCAGGCCGTAGTCGCCGTTGATGATGCGGTTGACGATGAAGACGGTGGCCAGCTCCGTCTCGGCCGTGACCAGGAAGATGACGGCGGAGACGGTGGTCATGGCGCGCACAAAGGAATAGGTGAGCCCCGCCACGATGGCCGGCCGCAACAGCGGCAGCACCACGCGGCGGAAGGCGTCCAGCCCGCCGCCGCCCAGCGTGTGGGAGGCCTCGTCCAGCGAGCGGTCGATCTGCGCCATGGCGGCCATGCCGGAGCGCAGGCCCACCGGCAGATTGCGGAACACGAAGCAGGCGACGATGATCGCCCCCGTGCCCGCCAGCTCCAGCGGCGGCAGGTTGAAGGCCGCCAGGTAGGCGACGCCGATCACGGTGCCCGGCACCGCGAAGGACAGCAGCGTGGCGAATTCCAGCGCGCCCTTGCCGGCGAAGCGGGTGCGGGAAAACAGCCAGGCCGCCAGGATGCCGAGTGCCGCCGTGATGGGTGCCGAGATGGCGGCGAGTTCCAGCGTCGTCAGCACGCTGTTCCAGGCGAGGCCGGTGAACTGCCCGCCCTCGATGGAAAAGGCCTTGGCGAAGTGGCGCAGCGTCGGCGTGTAGTCGCGGCCCCAGACCTCCACGAAGCCGCCCATGAAGGCCAGCACGTAAAGCCCGACGGTCAGCGCGCCCCAGGTGCCGGCGACGGCCACGCACAGCCGGCGCACGCCGCGCGGCAGCGGCGGCGGCAGGCCGGAATCGCCCTTGCCGGAGATGGACACGTAGGACTTCCGCCCCGTCAGCCGCTGCTGCAGGAAGAAGACGACGAGCGTGAGGACCAAGAGGATCAACGACAGGGAGGCGGCGCGCCCGGCATCCGCCTGGGCGCCGACGACGGCGAAGAAGATCTCGGTGGCCAGCACGTTGAAGGAGCCGCCCAGCACCACGGCGTTGCCGAAGTCCGCGATGCTTTCCACGAAGCCCAGCAGGAAGGCATTGGCCAGACCCGGCAGCAGCAGCGGCAGGGTGACGGTGCGGAAGGTGACGCGCTCATCGGCCCGCAGCGTGGAGGAGGCTTCCTCCAGCGTCGGCGACAGCCCCTCCACCACGCCGATCAGCACCAGAAAGGCGATGGGGGTGAAGGCGAAGAGCTGCGCCAGCAGCAGGCCCGGCAGGCCATAAATCCAGCGCCCCAGCTCCCAGCCGAACCAGGAGGAGGCGGCCTGGGACAAGAGGCCGGAGCGCCCGAAGATCAGGATCAGCCCGAGGCCCAGGATAAAGGGCGGCGTGACGATGGGCAGCACCGTCAGCCAGCGCAGCGGCCCGGGAAACCGCAGCCGCCCGCGCGTGACCAGCAACGCGAAGGCGAGGCCGAGCGCGGTGGTGCCGGCCGCCGTCAGCAGCGCCAGCAGAAGCGTGTTCCACACCACGCCGCAGCGTGGCGCGCCGGCCAAACAGCCCAGGCCCCAAAGGCGGTCATCCGCCAGCCGCGTGACGGCCGAGGCGGGGGCGAAGCCGCCGGCGGCGTCGCGAAAGGCGCCGGCCATCATCTGGCCGATCGGCAGGATGGTGAAGACCACGATGGCGACCGTCAGCACCGCCGCCACGGTGGCCGTGAAGGCATCGCCCCGAAAGGCGCCACGCCCGGCGAGGCCCGCCGCCAGCAGCACGATCAGCGCACCGGAAACGACGGTACCGCCCCAGCCGATGCCGTATTGCCGTGCCTCCGTGTCACCCCAGGCGGCCTGCAGCCAGGGGGCCATCCAGCCGCGCGGGCCGATGCTCCAGCCCTGGGCCGCCAGCAGCATCAGGCCGAGGCCGCCCGCCAGCAGGAACAGCCAGGAGCGGGCCGGGCGCGACATCGGCAGCACGGCACCCGCCAGTCCGGCCAGCGGCGCCACCACCGCCGGCCACAGCCACCAGCGGCCTTCCGCCAGGATCATGCCGAGCGCCGGCGCACCGTCCGGATCGGTCAGCCAGGCGCCGCCGGCATAGGAAAGGGAGCCGATGCCGTCCTGCAACAGGTACCAGGGCAGCAGCAGGCTGGCGGCCAGCGCGATGGCGCTGGACCAGAAACCGGCGGAACGCATCTGCGCGCGGCCTTAGCGCGGCAGGCTGTTGACCTCGCGGTCCCAGCGCTCGATCAGCCGGCGGCGCTCGGCCGAGGCACCGTACTTGGCGAAGTCGTAGTCGATCAGGCGGATCTGATCCATCTTGGGGGCTTCGGCCGGCACCGGCGTGTTGCGGTTGGACGGCGTCTGGAACTGCTTGGTTTCCGCGCCCAGCTGCTGCGCCGCCGGCGTCAGCGCCCAGTCGTAGAAGCGGCGCGCGTTGCGCTCGTTGCGGGCTCCCGCGATGATCGACATGGAGCCGATCTCATAGCCCGTGCCCTCGCACGGGACCACGTACTGCACGGGAAAGCCGCCGAGGCGCTCCGTCACCGCGTCATGCACGAAGGAGATGGACACGCCCGTCTCGCCGCGCGCCACCGCCTTGATCGGGCCGGTGCCGGAACGCGGATAGGCGTTGACGTTGCGGTGCAGGGCCTTGAGGTATTCGAAGGCCGGCTCCTCGCCCATCAGCTGCACGATGGTGGCGATCATCACGTAGGCGGTGCCGGAGGACTGCGGGTTGGCCATCTGGATCTCGCCGCGGAAGCGGGCGTCCAGCAGGTCCTTCCAGCAGGCGGGCGGCGCGGCGTTGCGGCGGGCCAGCAGCTCCGGGTTGTAGCCGAAGCCCATGGCGCCGGCGTAGATGCCCACCGTGCGGTAATGGCTCTGCTCGGCCTGCTTGCGCGCCCAGTCGTGCAGCTGGTCCAGCATGGGGGAGCGGTATTCGGCGCTCAGCTTGTCCTCGGCCGCCTGCAGGTGCGGGTCGCCGGTGCCGCCGAACCAGATGTCGCCGCGCGGGTTCTGCGCCTCGGCGCGGATCTGCGCCAGCACCTCGCCGCTGCCCTTCTGGGACACGTTGACGCGGATGTTGGTTTCTTTCTGGAAGGCGTTCGCCGCCGCCTGGCACCATTCCACCTGCGCTGAGCAGTAGACGTTCAGCGAACCCTGCGCGGCGGCGGGCAGCGCGCCCAGCGTGAGGGTCGCGGCAAAAGCCACGGCCAGGGTGGCGAGATGGCGCGGTCGCATGGGCGGCTCCTCCGGCTCGCCCTTGGTGGGCGGCGCTTCGGGCGGCTGAATGCAACAAAACTGTCACATTTGCAACGGTGCCGGTTGCCCCCCGGCCGGTCACCACATGGTGTCCCGCGCGCGCTCGCCCCAGCTCCGGTCATAGGTGTCGCCGCCCACACGCCCCTGGCTCATCTCCGCCAGGATCTGCCCGGGCGTCGGCAGGCTGCGCGGGTCCACGTGGCTGTCGGCGCGCCACAGGCCGGAACGGATCAGCGCCCGGGCGCACTGGAAATACACCTCCCGCACCGTGACGACCATGACGCTGCGCGGGGCCTTGCCTTGCACCGCAAAGGAACCGAGCAGCGCCGGGTCGTCCTCGATCACGGCATGGCCGTTGACCCGCAGGGCATTGCCGATGCCGGGGATCAGGAACATCAGCCCGACGCGCGGGTCGCGCACCACGTTGAGCAGGCTGTCGATGCGGTTGTTGCCCCGCCGGTCCGGCAGCAGCAGCGTTTCGCTGTCCGCCACGCGCACGAAGCCCGGCAGGTCGCCGCGCGGCGAGCAGTCCAGCCCTTCGGGACCGGAGGTGGCCAGCGCCAGAAAGGGCGAGGCCTCGATGAAGCGCCGGTAATGCGGCGTGACGTGGTGCGCGACCTTGGCCGTCGAGGCCTCGCCCACCGCATCGGCGCCACCGTAGATGCGCCGCAGATCCGCTGCCGTCTCGATCACCGCCATAGCTGTTCCCCCTGCTGCCGGACGAGGGATTGCTAGATCGGCGGGATGAACCGCGATATCGAGAAGTTCTGCCCGATCCGTGAGTTTCGCTCACCAAGGAGCCGCCGTGCGCCGCCTGCCCCCCTTGTCCGCGCTGCGGTCCTTTGAAGCGACCGCGCGGCTCGGCTCCGTCACCCAGGCGGCGGCGGAGCTGGGGCGCACGCATGGCGCGGTCAGCCGGCAACTGCGCTCGCTGCAGGATGCGGCGGGCTTCGCGCTGTTCGACAAGGCGGGCACGGGGCTGCGGCTGAACGCGCACGGCACGGCCATGCTGCGCTTTGTCGCGCGGGCCCTGGACACCCTGGAAGAGGGCTGGGACCGGCTGCGCGACGATGCCGGCGGCCCGGTGCTGCACGTGGCCTGCAGCGCCACCTTCGCCATGCGCTGGCTGGTGCCGCGGCTGCCGGGCTTCTACCAGACCTGCGCGGATGCGCGGCTGCGGCTGTCCATGACCACCGCGCGCGAGCTGCGCTTCGAAGGCGCCGACCTGGTGGTGGCCTGGGACCGGTCCACCTATCCGGCGGCGGACCGGGCACGGGCCATCCCGCTGGGCGAGGTCGCCTTCGGCCCGGTGTGCGCCCCCGGATACCCGGCCGGGCCCGACGGGTCCTGCTTCCGCATGCCGGCGCGGATCGGCCATGACCACACCGCGCGGGCCTGGGACAACTGGCAGGCGCGCGCGGGCCTGGTGCCGGCCTTCGGCACGGAGCTGCGCTTTCCACACACGCATCTCTGCATCGAGGCGGCGATCGCGGGGCTCGGCGTCGCCATGGTGGAACGGCGGCTGGTGCTGGACGAGCTGGCCACCGGCCGCCTCGTGGCCCCCTGCGGCTTCACGGGCTTCGCCGAGGGCTGGGCGGCGGTGCCGTTTTCCGGCCGGGCGGATACGCCGGCGGCCCACGCCTTTCTGCGGTGGCTGCGCGAAACCCTGGCGTGAGTCCTCGCGCCGCCCCTCTCAGCCGGCGAGCAGCGACGCGGCGCCGCCCAGCATCGCCGCTGCCGCCGCCGGCATCACCCAGCGCGGCCGGAAGGTGAGCAGCAACACCACCGGCAGGGCCGCCGCCGTTAGCAGCCCGGTCCAGTTCACCACCCCGAGGCCCCAGCCATCGGCCCGCACCAGCGGCAGCGGCGACAACAGCAGCAGCAGCCAGCCGGCGCCGGCCAGCAGGCGGCGGCGCAGCGGCGCGATGCGCCGCCGGCCCAGCACCTGTTCATGATGCCGCTCCATGCTCAGGCACAGCAGCACGAACCCGGCATGCGCGCAGGCGAAGCCCAGCCCGTTCACGGCGTGGACGCCAGCGGAGCCGCCGGGGCCGCGGCGCGGCGCGCCGGCGGCGCCGCCGCCGCCTTGTGCCGGTGCACGAACCAAGCCGCCGTGGCCAACAGCGCCGCGACCGCCAGCAGCCCCAGCGCGAAGCCCGCCCGCACCCAGTCGCCCTGCAGGACGGATGCCAGCAGGTGGCGCTCCGTCACCACCGCGTCCAGCAGCGGCAGCAGGGCGAACAGCAGCGCGCCGGCGGCGAACTGCTCCATCCAGGCGCGGCGGCCGCGCCGCAGCAGCGGGTGCACGAGGCAGGCGGCCCAGGCGATGAAGAAGACGTGGATTTCCCAGTCCGCGCGGCTGGGCAGGTCCAGCGGCAGCAGCCGGTTGGCCATCAAGAATGCGGCCATGGCCAGCGGCATGCCGGCGATGGTGGCGACGTTCAGCAGCTCCACCAGCCGGGTGCCGAAGCCGGGGCCGCCGCGGCGTTCCGCCTGCTGCCGCTGCTTGACGGCCCACAGCACGCAGCCGGTGGCCACCATGGCGGTGCCGGCCAGCCCCGCCAGCACGAACAGCCCGCGCAGCAGCGGCCCGGCGAAGCGGCCGATATGCAGCCCATACATCACGCCCCGGGTTTCCGCCGCCGCGCCGCCGGCGCCGCTGCTGGCGACCAGCACACCGGTCGCGCCGCTGAAGGTGACGGACTGCGCGCTGTAGGACAGCCGCTCGGAATCGCGGCGCACCAGCTGCACCGTGGCATTGCTGTCGCCGGCATGGGACACGACGATGCGCCCCACCGTGCCGCCGCCCCAGTGGTCGGACGCCTGCCGCACCAGCGGCGCCACGGGCACCAGCGGCGCGGCCACGCCGGCCGGGCGGCGCGGCGGCGGATTGCCGGACAGCTCGGCATTGAAGGCGGCGCGGTCGTTGGGATAGGCCTGCTGCACGCCCCAGGGCATCGCCATCATCATGAAGATGACCAGCCCGGTATAGGTGATCATCAGGTGATAAGGCAGCGCCAGCACGGCGCTGACGTTGTGCGCGTCCAGCCAGGAGCGCTGCCCCTTGCGCGGGCGGAAGGTGAAGAAGTCCGCGAAGATGCGGCGGTGGGTGATCACGCCGCTGACGATCGCCACCAGCATGACCATGGTGCAGGCCGTGACGATCCAGCGGCCCCAGAAGACGCTGACGTAGTGCAGCTGGAAGTGGAAGCGGTAGAAGAACTCGCCGCCCATGGTGTCGCGCGCCGCGACGGTTTGTCCGGTCGCGGGGTCCAGCGCGGCCTCGCGAAAGCGGCGCCCGCCGCCCTGCGCGTCGCGCCAATACACCCGCGTCACGTTGTCGCGCCCGTCGGGCAGGGTGATGAACCAGGATGGCGAGCCCGGCGCCATCTGCTGCATGGCGGCCACCGCGACCTCGGCGTCGCGTGGGCCGGGGGGCGCGGCCATGGCGATCTCGGGCCGCATCCACACGGAGATTTCCGGCCGCAGATAAGCGGCCGTGCCGGTCAGAAACACCGCGAACAGGATCCAGCCCACCAGCAGGCCGGACCAGCTGTGCAGCCAGGCCATGGATTGACGGAAGCCGTCCTTCACGCGCCGGCCCCCCGCAGCAGCAGCACCCCGCCCAGCAGCGCCGCCGGAACGGCGATGCCGGCGCAGGCCCGCAATGGGCCGCGGGCCGCGAAGGCCCAGACCACGGCGGCGGCGTAGACCGCGAAGCTGGCCATGCTGGCGGTCAGCACCGCCTCCACCCGCGCCAGCGGCAGCGTCGCGGACAGCAGCATGGTGAACAGGGCGGCCAGGGCGTAGCCGCCCCCCACCGCCACCACCACCCGCACCGCGACATCGAGCCGCCGCCTTGTTGCCGCCCCCGGCGCGAACCGGGCACGGAGGGGATGGGCCCCGCGCGGCGTCATGGCCGGCCCGCCGCCAGCAGGGCCGCGATGGGCGCGGGCAGCTGGGGCCGGAACGGCGGTAAGGCCCGGCACAGGGTCATGCGCGGTTCCAATGCGTGCTATTGCGATGCATTCTCATATTGCAGGGCCGCTGCAAGCTCAACCGCCATCTGCCGCCGCTACGCATGCGTCAGGCTTCCGGGAGCCATGGCGTGAACGCGCCCTGACATGCGACTGAGTATCAACTAGGCTCCGGGCACAGGCCCGACGCCGGGCCGCGGGAGCGGGCACGTGCTGGTATCGTTTCTGATCATGCTGCGCGAAGGGCTGGAAGCCGCGCTGGTTGTCGGCGTCGTCGCGGGCTGCCTGCGGCGGCAGGAGCAGGGCGGCTGGATGCCGCTGGTCTGGATTGGCGTGCTATGCGCCGTGCTGGCGTGCCTGGGCGCCGGGCTGCTGCTGGACCTGCTGGGCAGCGAATTCCCGCAGCGGCAGCAGGAGATGTTCGAGGCGGCTGTGAGCCTGCTGGCCGCCACCATGCTCACCGCCATGGCCTTCTGGATGCGCCGCGCCGGCCGCGCCATGGCGGGCGAGATGCGCGCGCGGGTGGCACGGGCGGTGGGCAGCGGCTCGGCCTGGGCGCTGGTGGCCATGGTGTTCCTGGCCGTGGCGCGCGAAGGGCTAGAGGCGGTGATCTTCCTGCTGGCGCTGCTGCGGCAAAGCGAGGGCTGGTCGGTGCCGCTGGGCGCCGTGCTGGGGCTGGCCGCCGCCGCGCTGGCCGGCACCGCCATCGCCTGGGGCGGCGTGCGGCTGCCGCTGGCGCGCTTCTTCCGCTGGACCGGCGTGGTGCTGCTGCTGGCCGCCGCCGGGTTGGCCGCCGGCGCGCTGCGGGCGCTGCACGAGGCCGGGCTGTGGAACGCCCTGCAGCAGGTGCCCTTCGACCTCAGCCACACGCTGCCGGCCGATGGCGCGGCCGGCGCCGTGCTGGCCGGGCTGTTCGGCTATGCCGACCGCCCCAGCCTAGGCGAGCTGGCGCTCTACCTCCTGTTCCTGCTGGTGACGCTGCCGCTGTTCCTGGCGCCGCAGCCGCCGGCCGCGGCCCCGGCGGCACGCGCGTGAGCGCCGGGCCGCCGCGCGGCGCCGTCCGCCTGGGCTACGGCTTGGTGGCGCTGCTGGCCGTGGGGGTGGGCGCGCTGGGGGTGCTGGACTGGCGGGCACACCGCGCGGGCCGCGGGACGCCGGAGGAAGCGGCCGTGACCGTGACGGTCACCGCCCATGCCTGCGAGCCGGACAGCCTTTCCGTGCCGGCCGGGCGCAGCGTGTTCCGCATCGTCAATCGGAGCGAGCGCCTGCTAGAATGGGAGATCCTGGACGGCGTGATGGTGCTGGAAGAGCGCGAGAACATCGCCCCCGGCCTCAGCCAGCGGCTGGTGGCCCGGCTGGCGCCGGGCGACTACAGCATCACCTGTGGCCTGTTGGGCAACCCGCGCGGACGGCTGCGGGTGCTGCCGGCGGCGGGTGGCGCCGGCCGCGCGGCACCGGATCTGCGCGCCCTGGTCGGTCCCATGGCCGAGTATCAGGTGTACCTGACGCTGGAAGGCGTCGCCCTGTCGGACGCCATGGAGGATCTGGCGCGCAGCGTGGCACAGGGCGGCGACGCCGCGCCCGCCCTGGCCGCCGCGCATGCCGCCTACCAGCACCTGCGTCCGGTCAGCCGGCTGGCGCAGGCGCCGCTGGACCTGAAGCTGGACGCGCGGGCGGACGAGCTGGCGGGCGGCGAGGCCGACCCCGCCTTCACCGGCTTTCAGCGCCTGGACCTGGCGCTGCGCCGGGGCGATGGCACCGCCCCCGCCATGGCCGCCGGATTGCAGGCCGATGTCGCGACGCTGCTGGACAGCATGGCCCGGAGCATGCCGCCGCCCGACCGCATGCTGGCCGGCGCCGCGCTGATGGCGCGCCAGGCGGCGGAAACGCCCGACCCCGCGCTGGCGGGGGCGATGCTGGAAGGCGCCGCCGAGGTGGTGCGCCTGCTTGCCCGCCCCGTCCAGGCCTGGGACGCGCCGGGGGTGGCACGCATGCGGGGCGGCCTCGCCGCCGCACGCGCCGCCCTGGCCGCCGGCCCGACGGAACGCCGCGCGGCCTTGCTGGACCTGGCCGAAGGGATCGACGCTTTGCGCGACAGCCTGGGCCAGGGGTGACGGAAGGGGAACGCACCGCATGACCGACCACGATGCGCGGCCCGGCCGCTGCCCGCTCCGCCCCCCTGCCCCGCCCGCCGCCGCCGGCCGGCGCGGCCTGCTGCTGGGCCTGGCCGGCGGCGGTGCCGCGCTGACGGCGGGCACGGCGCGGGCGGCTGGCGCGGCGTTGATGCAAAGCCCGCCGGGGCGCGATGCCGCGGCATCCAGCCAGGCGATCCCGTTTCACGGCCCGCATCAGGCCGGCATCCTCAACCCGCCGCCGGCGGCGGGCATGGTCGCCGCCTTTGACGTGCTGGCCGGGTCGCGCGAGGAACTGGCGCAGTTGTTCCAGCTGCTGACCACGCGCATCCGCTTTCTGATGCAGGGCGGCACGCCGCCGGCCGAGGACCCGCGCTTTCCGCCGGCCGATTCCGGCATCCTCGGCCCCGTCATCCT includes the following:
- a CDS encoding ABC transporter substrate-binding protein yields the protein MRPRHLATLAVAFAATLTLGALPAAAQGSLNVYCSAQVEWCQAAANAFQKETNIRVNVSQKGSGEVLAQIRAEAQNPRGDIWFGGTGDPHLQAAEDKLSAEYRSPMLDQLHDWARKQAEQSHYRTVGIYAGAMGFGYNPELLARRNAAPPACWKDLLDARFRGEIQMANPQSSGTAYVMIATIVQLMGEEPAFEYLKALHRNVNAYPRSGTGPIKAVARGETGVSISFVHDAVTERLGGFPVQYVVPCEGTGYEIGSMSIIAGARNERNARRFYDWALTPAAQQLGAETKQFQTPSNRNTPVPAEAPKMDQIRLIDYDFAKYGASAERRRLIERWDREVNSLPR
- a CDS encoding pyridoxamine 5'-phosphate oxidase family protein is translated as MAVIETAADLRRIYGGADAVGEASTAKVAHHVTPHYRRFIEASPFLALATSGPEGLDCSPRGDLPGFVRVADSETLLLPDRRGNNRIDSLLNVVRDPRVGLMFLIPGIGNALRVNGHAVIEDDPALLGSFAVQGKAPRSVMVVTVREVYFQCARALIRSGLWRADSHVDPRSLPTPGQILAEMSQGRVGGDTYDRSWGERARDTMW
- a CDS encoding LysR substrate-binding domain-containing protein, with protein sequence MRRLPPLSALRSFEATARLGSVTQAAAELGRTHGAVSRQLRSLQDAAGFALFDKAGTGLRLNAHGTAMLRFVARALDTLEEGWDRLRDDAGGPVLHVACSATFAMRWLVPRLPGFYQTCADARLRLSMTTARELRFEGADLVVAWDRSTYPAADRARAIPLGEVAFGPVCAPGYPAGPDGSCFRMPARIGHDHTARAWDNWQARAGLVPAFGTELRFPHTHLCIEAAIAGLGVAMVERRLVLDELATGRLVAPCGFTGFAEGWAAVPFSGRADTPAAHAFLRWLRETLA
- a CDS encoding DUF3325 domain-containing protein translates to MNGLGFACAHAGFVLLCLSMERHHEQVLGRRRIAPLRRRLLAGAGWLLLLLSPLPLVRADGWGLGVVNWTGLLTAAALPVVLLLTFRPRWVMPAAAAAMLGGAASLLAG
- a CDS encoding PepSY-associated TM helix domain-containing protein; translation: MAWLHSWSGLLVGWILFAVFLTGTAAYLRPEISVWMRPEIAMAAPPGPRDAEVAVAAMQQMAPGSPSWFITLPDGRDNVTRVYWRDAQGGGRRFREAALDPATGQTVAARDTMGGEFFYRFHFQLHYVSVFWGRWIVTACTMVMLVAIVSGVITHRRIFADFFTFRPRKGQRSWLDAHNVSAVLALPYHLMITYTGLVIFMMMAMPWGVQQAYPNDRAAFNAELSGNPPPRRPAGVAAPLVPVAPLVRQASDHWGGGTVGRIVVSHAGDSNATVQLVRRDSERLSYSAQSVTFSGATGVLVASSGAGGAAAETRGVMYGLHIGRFAGPLLRGLFVLAGLAGTAMVATGCVLWAVKQRQQAERRGGPGFGTRLVELLNVATIAGMPLAMAAFLMANRLLPLDLPSRADWEIHVFFIAWAACLVHPLLRRGRRAWMEQFAAGALLFALLPLLDAVVTERHLLASVLQGDWVRAGFALGLLAVAALLATAAWFVHRHKAAAAPPARRAAAPAAPLASTP
- a CDS encoding DUF3649 domain-containing protein, translated to MTPRGAHPLRARFAPGAATRRRLDVAVRVVVAVGGGYALAALFTMLLSATLPLARVEAVLTASMASFAVYAAAVVWAFAARGPLRACAGIAVPAALLGGVLLLRGAGA
- the efeU gene encoding iron uptake transporter permease EfeU, producing MLVSFLIMLREGLEAALVVGVVAGCLRRQEQGGWMPLVWIGVLCAVLACLGAGLLLDLLGSEFPQRQQEMFEAAVSLLAATMLTAMAFWMRRAGRAMAGEMRARVARAVGSGSAWALVAMVFLAVAREGLEAVIFLLALLRQSEGWSVPLGAVLGLAAAALAGTAIAWGGVRLPLARFFRWTGVVLLLAAAGLAAGALRALHEAGLWNALQQVPFDLSHTLPADGAAGAVLAGLFGYADRPSLGELALYLLFLLVTLPLFLAPQPPAAAPAARA